TGCCCGGCACGTCGCCGATCACGGAAACCTGCTTGCCGACCGCCTGGAACAGCCCGATCGCTTCCCGAAGGCTTTCGGACGAGACCGTCTCCGCGTCGGCCGACAGCGCGATACGGGTCGCCCGCGCGTAGTCGAGCGCCAGATCGAAGTAGATGATCTCCTGCCCGTAGTACTCGGCCGAGGTCTCGCCGTCCGCGAGACACAGCCGCGCGCCGCCCGGCAGCGTGATGTACCCGGCTCCCGACTTGCGCCGGACGGTGAGCCCGGCCTCCTCGAACAGCCCGACGAGCGAGTTCGCGGGTCCGAGATCACCACGGACGGTGATCTTGCGAGGGGCTTCGGCGGGAGGCGCCGTGCGCGGCTCAGGCGGGGTGGCGCCCTCCGCGTACGAGAACCAACCCCGGCCGGTCTTGCGGCCGAGCCTGCCCGACTCGACCAGACGCCGCTGGGCGAGCGACGGGGTGAACTTCGGGTCCTGGTGGAAGGACTCCCAGACCGAGCGGGTCACGGCCTCGTTCACGTCCTGGCCGATCAGATCGGTGAGCTCGAACGGGCCCATCCTGAAACCACCCGACTCCCGCAGGACGGCGTCGATCGTCGCCGGGTCCGCGCCGCGCTCCTCGTGTATCCGCAGCGCCTCCGCGTAGAAGGGGCGTGCCACCCGGTTGACGATGAAGCCGGGGGTGTCGGCGCAGCGGACCGGGGTCTTGCCCCAGGCCTTCGCCGTCTCGTACGCGCGCACGGCCGCCTGCTCGTCAGTGGCGAAGCCGCTGACGACCTCGACCAGCGGGAGCAGCGGTGCGGGGTTGAAGAAGTGCAGCCCGACGAAGCGGCCGGGCACGCGCAGGGCGCCCGCGATCGCCGTCACGGACAGGGACGAGGTGTTGGTGGCGAGCAGGCAGCCGTCGGAGACGGTCTTCTCCAGGGCGGTGAACAGCTCCTGCTTGGCGTCGAGCCGTTCGACCACCGCTTCCACGACGAGCGCCGCGTCGGCGAGGTCGTCGAGGCCGGCGGCGGAGTGGAGCCGCTCGCGCGCCGCGTCCCGGGCGGCCGGGTCCATGCGGCCCTTGGCGACCAACCGGTCGAGGCGGGCGGCGATCGCGCCCGCAGCCTCCTCCGCGCGTCCGGGCAGGGCGTCGTAGAGACGGACGCGGTGTCCGGCGACCAGCGCGACCTGGGCGATGCCCTGGCCCATGGTGCCGGTGCCGACGACGGCCACGGTGCGGTCTCGCCCGACGGCGTCGGCGGCGACAGCGGTGACGGTGGGTTCCGTGAGCGCGGCTTCGCCTGCGGCTTCGGCCTCGATGGCGGTCATGGCTGTGATCCTCCCCTACGAGTTGTCCACAGGTTCTGCGGGCCCCCTTGTCCCGACCGATCGTTCGGTTACTCTAACCCTGTCCGTGTTTCCCTGCCCAGCTCGACGAGGAGTTGGTCTTTCCATGCAGCTGACCGAGACCCAGCTGACCGAGACCCACCGGCCGACGCTCGACCAGGCTCTTGAGGCGATCCGCTCCCGGGCGTACTGGTCGCCCCACCCGGAGCACCCCAAGGCGTACGGCGAGACCGGTGCAGCCGATGGCCTCGCGGCCTACCAGGCCCTGCTGGGCAAGCGCTTCGAGCTCGACCAGCCCGGCACCGACGGCTGGACGGGCGGCGAGGTCTCGCCCTACGGCCCCGAGCTGGGCATCGAGTACCCGCATGCCGACATCGACGTGCTGCTGCCGGCGATGCGCGCGGGCATGGCCGCCTGGCGAGCGGCCGGTCCCGAGACCCGCGCCCTGGTCTGCCTGGAGATCCTGGCCCGGATCAGCGCCCGCACCCACGAGTTCGCCCACGCGGTGATGCACACCAGCGGCCAGGCGTTCATGATGGCGTTCCAGGCCGGTGGCCCGCATGCCCAGGACCGCGGGCTCGAGGCGGTGGCATACGCCTACGAGGAGCAGACGCGCACGCCCGCGGCGGCGGACTGGTCCAAGCCGCAGGGCAAGCGTGACCCTCTGGAGCTGAGCAAGTCGTTCACGGCCGCTCCACGCGGTGTCTCGCTGCTCATCGGCTGCAACACCTTCCCGACGTGGAACGGCTTCCCGGGCCTGTTCGCCTCCCTGGCCACGGGCAACCCGGTGCTGGTCAAGCCTCACCCCCGAGCGGTGCTCCCGCTGGCACTCACCGTGCGCATCGCCCGCGAGGTGCTCGGCGAGGCGGGCTTCGACCAGAACCTCGTCGCGCTGGTCGCCGAGCGTCCGGGCGAGGGCATCGCGAAGACCCTGGCCGTCCGGCCCGAGATCAAGATCATCGACTACACGGGCTCCACCGAGTTCGGTGACTGGCTGGAGGCGAACGCCCGCCAGGCCCAGGTCTACACCGAGAAGGCCGGTGTCAACACGGTCGTCATCCACTCCACCGACGACTACAAGGGCATGCTCTCCAACCTGGCCTTCTCGCTGTCGCTGTACAGCGGCCAGATGTGCACCACCCCGCAGAACCTGCTGATCCCGCGGGACGGCATCACGACGGACGCGGGCGACAAGACCTACGACGAGGTGGTGGCCGACCTCAGCGCGGCCGTGTCCGGTCTCCTCGGAGACGACGCCCGCGCGAACGCCCTTCTCGGCGCGCTGGTCAACCCCGATGTGAAGGCTCGCCTCGAAGCGGCGGCCGGTCTGGGCGAGGTGGCCCTGGCCTCGCGTGCGGTCACCAACCCCGAGTTCCCGGACGCCGTGGTGCGCACTCCGGTGCTCGTGAAGCTGGATGGCGCCAAGCCCGACGACGAGGCCGCCTATATGTCGGAGTGCTTCGGCCCCGTGGCCTTCGCCGTGGCGGTCGACTCCGCCGCGGACGCGGTGGACCTGCTGCGCCGCACGGTCCGTGAGAAGGGCGCGATGACGGTCGGGGCGTACACGACCTCAGCCGACACCGAGCGTGCGGTCGAGGAGGTCTGCCTGGAGGAGTCCGCGCAGCTCTCGCTCAACCTGACCGGCGGTGTCTATGTGAACCAGACCGCGGCGTTCTCCGACTTCCACGGCTCGGGCGGCAACCCCGCGGCGAACGCGGCGCTGTGCGACGGCGCCTTCGTCTCCAACCGCTTCCGGGTGGTGGAAGTGCGCCGCCAGGCCTGACGGTTCCGAGGCCCCGGTCCGATCCCGCGTCGCGGGACCGGACCGGGGTCAGGTTCCGGAGTTCTCGGTGATCGTCGCGTAGCGCTGGATCCAGGCGTGCATCGCGATCGCCGCCGCCGCTCCCGCGTTGATCGAGCGAGTCGAGCCGAACTGCGCGATCGAGCAGACCATCGCGGCATGCTTGCGGGCCTCCTCGGTCAGTCCGGGGCCCTCCTGGCCGAAGAGCAGCACACAGCGCCGGGGCAGCACGGTGCGCTCCAGCGGCACCGCCCCCGGCAGGTTGTCGATCCCGATGATCGGCAGGCCCTCCGCCGCGGCCCAGGCGGTCAGCGACTCCGTGTCGCCGTGGTGGCGCACATGCTGGTAGCGGTCGGTGACCATGGCACCACGGCGGTTCCAGCGGCGTCGCCCGACGATATGGATCTCCTTCGCCAGAAAGGCGTTGGCGGTCCGCACCACGGAGCCGATGTTGAAGTCGTGGCCCCAGTTCTCCACGGCCACATGGAAGTCATGGCGGCGGGTGTCGAGGTCGGCGACGATCGCCTCCCGCATCCAGTACCGGTACCGGTCGACGACGTTGCGGCGATCGCCGTGGGCCAGTAGCTCCTGGTCGTACGGTCCACCCTCCGGCCAGGGGCCCGGATACGGGCCGACACCGACCTCGGGGCCGTACCCGTCGTCGTACTGAACCGGTTCCTGGGTCTCACTGCTCACCCGACGAGGGTACGTGCGGGCTGCTCATCGGACGCACCGCGCTGCCCTGGCACCCGTCCCCCGCCACGGGGCAGCAGCCGGTCGCGGCCCAGCGCCGCCCGCCCACCGAGCCAGACAAGGAACGCCGTCGGCAGGAACACCGCGTCAGCCGCGATCATCGCGAGCGAGAAGAACGGCAGCCCGAGCAGCACGGCGATCCCCGCGTGCTCCAGCATCATCGCCACCAGCAGGACGTTCTTCACCTTGCGGTTGAAGAGGGTGAAGGGGAAGGCCACCTGGACGACGACCGTGGCGTAGGTGACCACCATCACCATCAGCCCGCTGCCGGCCAGGATGTCGGAGAGCGCGGGCCAGGGAGTGAAGTAGTCCAGCTTGAGCGGGTAGTACAGGGCGCTGCCGTCCTGCCAGCGGGAGCCCTGGATCTTGTACCAGCCCGCGGTGGCGTAGATCAGGCAGACCTCGGCCATGATCACGGCGAGAGCGGTGTTGTGGAGGATGTTGGCGAGTACGTCCAGCAGGCTGCGCACCTCGCTCCGCGGCGCCTTCAGGTTGACGAGCCACCATGCTCCCTGGGCGAGCCAGAGCGCCCACAGGATCAGGGTCACCCACCACTCGCCGCCGACCCGCTCGAGCCGCGAGCTCACGAGCAGCACGGCACCGAGCAGCAGCCACAGCACCGGGCCTGCGGCTGCGCCCACCCGCCCGGGCCCGCCCTGGGCCACGGCCTTTCGGGCGCGCCGGGTGTCGAGGGACCACACCTGCCCGCAGCGGGTGAAGACGAGGTAGATCGCCATGAGGTGGATGACGTTGTCACCGCCGTCGCCCATGAAGATGGAACGGTTCTGGAGTGACAGGACACCGACCATGAAGACCGCCGACATGGCGCGGGTGTGCCAGCCGAGCATCAGCAGAACACTGGACAGTACGGCGATCGCGTAGACGGCCTCGAACAGGAGCCCGCTGTCGGACCACATCAGCACGGTGAACGAGTGGTTGTCCCCGATCAGCTGCCGGGCCATGTCCCAGCCCCACGGGCCGTCGGGACCGTACAGCTCATGGCGCTGTGGAAACTCCCAGAGCAGGAAAACCAGCCAGGTGAAGGCGAAGCCCATCCGGACGACCGCCGTCTGGTACGGACCCAGTGCCGTGGCCGTCACACGCTGGATGGCGGCGGCCAGCCGGTGCTCGGGCGCCTCGCGCCCCTGCCCCTCGGGGGCGGCATGCCCCTCATGGGCCCCACTGGCTCCATGGGCCTGGCTCACTGGGCTGCCTCCGTGTCGTCCGCCCACGCCGTGACCGCGCCGCCGTCGTTGCGGGCGTCGAGCGGGAGATCCGCTTCGGTGACCTTCCACCAGGGAAACTGCCGGTAGTACACCCGGGTGTCGGTCTTCTCGTTGCTCCACGCCGGGACCTTGACCGAACGGGTGGCGGACCGGACCTGGATGCGCTCGACCCGGCCGTCGAGGTCGCGCCGCTCCAGGCGGAGCATCACGATGCGGCGGACGTACTGCTCGGAGAGCCGACCGCGCAGGCCGTTCGGCCGGTTGTCCTCGGTGTGGGAGTTGACGAGGAAGTCCCAGCCGCGGCGGAGCTCGTTCTGGTCGGCGTGGCTGGGGAGGAGATTCCCGCGGATCGCCGCCCCGTCCTCAGCGGAGAGGTCGATCCACTCCGTGATCCTGCGATCACCCTGACCGTCGGCGACCTCGGCGCGCACCTGGACCGCGATGTTCTGCTGCAGCGGATTGGGGGCGAAGAGCTTCCAGTTCTGCTCGAACTCGGGGTAGACCCACGCATCGACCAACTCACCGTGCTGCTTCGTCAGGGTGTTCGTGGGGGCGACATGGAGGAACACCATCCCCAGGTGGACACAGGCGAGGGCGCCGACGACGGCGAGGGCGATCACCGCCACCACCTGGGAGGGAACGGAAAGGCCCGCTATGCCACCCGGGGCGCCGCCCTCGCCCGAAGGCGCGCTCTCACGCCTCGCGCCCTCGCTGCCGTACGAGTCCATCCCGCCCCGTTTCCCATGAGTCTCTTCGGTCCGCCGGCACACCGCGGTTATCCACAGGGTTGACACCTTACGGGCCTCGGACTCACCATTGAAGGGATTCAACCGAACGATCGGTCGGTAGGGGGTCCGATGACGGCAGTGACCGAGGACATGACCGCTGCGACGACGCACCAGGCGCAGTTCGACGCTGCCGTGGCCGCCGACGAGCGCATCGAGCCGCGCGACTGGATGCCCGATGAGTACCGCGCCTCGCTGATCCGCCAGATGGCGCAGCACGCGCACTCGGAGATCATCGGCATGCAGCCCGAGGCGAACTGGATCACCCGTGCGCCCTCGCTGCGGCGCAAGGCGATCCTGATGGCCAAGGTGCAGGACGAGGCAGGCCACGGCCTGTACCTGTACAGCGCGACGGAGACCCTCGGGGCAAGCCGCGACGAGTTGCTCGACAAGCTCCACTCCGGCCGCCAGAAGTATTCATCGATCTTCAACTACCCCACGCTGACCTGGGCCGATGTCGGCGCCATCGGCTGGCTGGTGGACGGCGCGGCCATCACCAACCAGGTCCCGCTCTGCCGCTGCTCCTACGGCCCATACGCACGCGCGATGGTGCGCATCTGCAAGGAGGAGTCGTTCCACCAGCGCCAGGGGTACGAGCTGCTGCTGGCCCTCTCCCAGGGCACTCCCGCCCAGCACGAGATGGCGCAGGACGCGGTGAACCGCTGGTGGTGGCCGTCGCTGATGATGTTCGGCCCCCCGGACGCCGAGTCGGCCCACTCGGCGAAGTCCATGGAGTGGAAGATCAAGCGACACTCCAACGACGAGCTCCGGCAGCGCTTCGTGGACATCTGTGTCCCTCAGGCCGAGGCTCTGGGCCTGACCCTCCCCGACCCGCAGCTCCGGTGGAACGAGGAGCGCGGGCAGCACGACTTCGGCCCCATCGACTGGGACGAGTTCTGGCAGGTCCTGAAGGGCGACGGCCCCTGCAACGAGCAGCGGATCTCCCAGCGCCGCCGTGCCCATGAGGAAGGCGCCTGGGTCCGCGAGGCAGCCGCGGCATTCGCCGCGAAGCCGGCCCGCACCACGGAGGACCCCGGGCCCCGGACCGACGGGAAGCACACCGAAGCGCAGAAGCAGAAGGAGGCGACGGCATGAGCAGCTCGACCGACTGGCCGCTGTGGGAGGTGTTCGTGCGCTCGCGCCGCGGGCTCTCCCACACTCACGCCGGCAGTCTCCACGCCCCGGACGCGGAGATGGCGCTGCGCAATGCCCGCGATCTCTACACCAGGCGCAATGAGGGCGTCTCCATCTG
This DNA window, taken from Streptomyces sp. SCSIO 30461, encodes the following:
- the paaB gene encoding 1,2-phenylacetyl-CoA epoxidase subunit PaaB — encoded protein: MSSSTDWPLWEVFVRSRRGLSHTHAGSLHAPDAEMALRNARDLYTRRNEGVSIWVVPSAAITASSPDEKDPFFEPAADKPYRHPTFYEIPEGVKHL
- a CDS encoding TrmH family RNA methyltransferase, which translates into the protein MSSETQEPVQYDDGYGPEVGVGPYPGPWPEGGPYDQELLAHGDRRNVVDRYRYWMREAIVADLDTRRHDFHVAVENWGHDFNIGSVVRTANAFLAKEIHIVGRRRWNRRGAMVTDRYQHVRHHGDTESLTAWAAAEGLPIIGIDNLPGAVPLERTVLPRRCVLLFGQEGPGLTEEARKHAAMVCSIAQFGSTRSINAGAAAAIAMHAWIQRYATITENSGT
- the paaN gene encoding phenylacetic acid degradation protein PaaN, with protein sequence MQLTETQLTETHRPTLDQALEAIRSRAYWSPHPEHPKAYGETGAADGLAAYQALLGKRFELDQPGTDGWTGGEVSPYGPELGIEYPHADIDVLLPAMRAGMAAWRAAGPETRALVCLEILARISARTHEFAHAVMHTSGQAFMMAFQAGGPHAQDRGLEAVAYAYEEQTRTPAAADWSKPQGKRDPLELSKSFTAAPRGVSLLIGCNTFPTWNGFPGLFASLATGNPVLVKPHPRAVLPLALTVRIAREVLGEAGFDQNLVALVAERPGEGIAKTLAVRPEIKIIDYTGSTEFGDWLEANARQAQVYTEKAGVNTVVIHSTDDYKGMLSNLAFSLSLYSGQMCTTPQNLLIPRDGITTDAGDKTYDEVVADLSAAVSGLLGDDARANALLGALVNPDVKARLEAAAGLGEVALASRAVTNPEFPDAVVRTPVLVKLDGAKPDDEAAYMSECFGPVAFAVAVDSAADAVDLLRRTVREKGAMTVGAYTTSADTERAVEEVCLEESAQLSLNLTGGVYVNQTAAFSDFHGSGGNPAANAALCDGAFVSNRFRVVEVRRQA
- a CDS encoding 3-hydroxyacyl-CoA dehydrogenase, producing the protein MTAIEAEAAGEAALTEPTVTAVAADAVGRDRTVAVVGTGTMGQGIAQVALVAGHRVRLYDALPGRAEEAAGAIAARLDRLVAKGRMDPAARDAARERLHSAAGLDDLADAALVVEAVVERLDAKQELFTALEKTVSDGCLLATNTSSLSVTAIAGALRVPGRFVGLHFFNPAPLLPLVEVVSGFATDEQAAVRAYETAKAWGKTPVRCADTPGFIVNRVARPFYAEALRIHEERGADPATIDAVLRESGGFRMGPFELTDLIGQDVNEAVTRSVWESFHQDPKFTPSLAQRRLVESGRLGRKTGRGWFSYAEGATPPEPRTAPPAEAPRKITVRGDLGPANSLVGLFEEAGLTVRRKSGAGYITLPGGARLCLADGETSAEYYGQEIIYFDLALDYARATRIALSADAETVSSESLREAIGLFQAVGKQVSVIGDVPGMIVARTVAMLADVAADAVARGVASEEDIDIAMRLGVNYPAGPLEWASAVGFQRICDMLGELHTRYPTGRYAPSLGTVRRACGENGRKRERGERAESAENAGSGDSR
- the paaA gene encoding 1,2-phenylacetyl-CoA epoxidase subunit PaaA, with translation MTAVTEDMTAATTHQAQFDAAVAADERIEPRDWMPDEYRASLIRQMAQHAHSEIIGMQPEANWITRAPSLRRKAILMAKVQDEAGHGLYLYSATETLGASRDELLDKLHSGRQKYSSIFNYPTLTWADVGAIGWLVDGAAITNQVPLCRCSYGPYARAMVRICKEESFHQRQGYELLLALSQGTPAQHEMAQDAVNRWWWPSLMMFGPPDAESAHSAKSMEWKIKRHSNDELRQRFVDICVPQAEALGLTLPDPQLRWNEERGQHDFGPIDWDEFWQVLKGDGPCNEQRISQRRRAHEEGAWVREAAAAFAAKPARTTEDPGPRTDGKHTEAQKQKEATA
- a CDS encoding HTTM domain-containing protein, producing MAAAIQRVTATALGPYQTAVVRMGFAFTWLVFLLWEFPQRHELYGPDGPWGWDMARQLIGDNHSFTVLMWSDSGLLFEAVYAIAVLSSVLLMLGWHTRAMSAVFMVGVLSLQNRSIFMGDGGDNVIHLMAIYLVFTRCGQVWSLDTRRARKAVAQGGPGRVGAAAGPVLWLLLGAVLLVSSRLERVGGEWWVTLILWALWLAQGAWWLVNLKAPRSEVRSLLDVLANILHNTALAVIMAEVCLIYATAGWYKIQGSRWQDGSALYYPLKLDYFTPWPALSDILAGSGLMVMVVTYATVVVQVAFPFTLFNRKVKNVLLVAMMLEHAGIAVLLGLPFFSLAMIAADAVFLPTAFLVWLGGRAALGRDRLLPRGGGRVPGQRGASDEQPARTLVG
- a CDS encoding DUF5819 family protein; amino-acid sequence: MDSYGSEGARRESAPSGEGGAPGGIAGLSVPSQVVAVIALAVVGALACVHLGMVFLHVAPTNTLTKQHGELVDAWVYPEFEQNWKLFAPNPLQQNIAVQVRAEVADGQGDRRITEWIDLSAEDGAAIRGNLLPSHADQNELRRGWDFLVNSHTEDNRPNGLRGRLSEQYVRRIVMLRLERRDLDGRVERIQVRSATRSVKVPAWSNEKTDTRVYYRQFPWWKVTEADLPLDARNDGGAVTAWADDTEAAQ